TCGTATCCTGATGGAAGTACACAGGTGCTACCAGGAAATACAACAACATTTAGCAAGGATATTGTGCTTTATGTTCCAGAACCTTCAGCAGCTACTATCAAATATGAAGCGACTGCCGAATGCTTATTTGGAAAGGTAAATATAGGTCTAACAGATACTGTGGAAGTAATTTTAGGTGTTTGGATTATAATAAAATCAGCTTTAGATGTACAGCTTTTGGTACCATCATACGGCTTCTGCCCTGTAGCACCTGCATGTGTTCCATGAAAAAATACAATGAGATAAGTTTTTATATTATTCTTTATGAAAAAGAAGGTTTTTGAATAATTATGTAGAAATATATATTGGGTAGGGCGTGTCAGAAGAACTAATTTATATAATAAGAGTTTGCTTGATATGTAGGGAGAATTTTTTTAAAAGCGAGGTTAAAAAGCAAATGAATAAAAAACCTTTACATGAAAATACCCAAGAAAAACAGTTAATTGAGATTATAAAAGCGCAAGAAAGTAAGATTAACGAACTGTCCACAGAACTTGAAATTCTAAAAAAGGTTGAGAAGGAATTACAAATATCATTGGCATATAATCAAATTATAAGCGATGCTTGTTTTATGGCGATTCAAGAAAAGGATTCTTTAAATTATGTTTTCAAAGTCCTAAGTATGGTGAAGAAAAGACTCAAGGTGGATCAAATGTACTTTTTTGAAATTTCTCAGGAAAAAGGCACAATAAACAGGATTTTTGAGTTTATGACATTAGATGAAGTAAATCAAAAGGAAAAACTTCTGGCAGAATACAGAGAGGGATTAAACTGGTGGATTGAAAGGTTTGTAAATGGAGGGACAATGAACTTTGAGAATCTTGAAGCCACTTTATATATAAATCTAAAGAAAATTTTAAGGGAGCAGGGAATCTATATTAAATTGGTGTTGCCTTTATTTAGAGTAGGAGAATACAGTAGCTTTGTAGGTTTGGGCAGTTGTCTGGAAAAAAGGGAATGGACTGAAACTGATATCAGCTGCTTTCAATTAGGTATCTTTATTGTTGCAGGATATGTTATGCATAAAGGAATGGAAGAAAAACTTATTTTTTCTTTATATCACGACAAGCTTACAGGGCTTTACAACCGCAGGTATATAGAAGAAGAAATAAGACATATAGATATACCAAGTCACCTTCCTTTATCGGTTATTATAAGTGATATCAATGGATTGAAGCTGATTAATAATTGTTATGGCAATGAAACAGGGGATATTACTTTAAAAAAAGTTGCGGAGGTATTAAAGAAAAACTGTCGACATGAGGATATTATCGCTCGCTGGGGGGAGGATGAGTTTATTATCTTCCAGCCATTGACTGATGAAAAAGCAACTGAAGAAAGGATTAATAGTATTAATAAGGAGTGCCTTTTAAATGGTGATGAGTCTCTTCGGATAAGTCTTTCTTTTGGTTATGCCATAAAAAATAAAGCCGAAGAAAATATCTGTCAGGTAGTGGAGAAAGCCGAAGAAGGGATGTGCCGTAATAAGTTTTTGCAGAATAAAAGCTACAGAAATGCTGTTATTTTATCTCTGGGGGCTGCTATTCTTGAAAAAAGCATGGAAACAGAAGAACATGCAGAACGGTTGAAAGAAATATGCAGAAAAATAGGAGAAGGTATGGGCTTGAACTCCCAACAGTTGGACGAGCTGGAGATACTATCGGTACTTCACGATATCGGGAAAGTGGCCGTCAAAGAAAGTATTTTGCTAAAACCCGGTCCTTTGACAGAGGAAGAATGGGTGGAGATGAAAAAACATTCAAATGTTGGATATCGTATTGTACAAGTTATACCGGGATTGGCTTCTGTTGCTGAATATATCCTGTACCATCATGAACGTTGGGATGGCAAGGGTTATCCACGAGGGCTGAAAGGAGAAGAAATCCCGCTGCTATCTCGTATTTTGGCTGTTGCTGACAGTTTTGATGCTATGACAAATGACAGGGTGTACAGGAAAGCAATGAGCACAGAGGAAGCGATAGCTGAAATTAAAAGGAATGCAGGAACGCAGTTTGACCCGGCGGTGGTAAATGCTTTTATTGAAAGCTGCTGTAAAAGAGAAAAAAATGATGTTTTATAATAGATTTAAAATTATAGAGTAGGGGGTGAATATCTGGTCTAAGCCGTATGAAACTTTTGGGCTTTGATTAGATACATAATGTTTTCTTATATTTGTGAAAAAATTAATGCTTCTAAATTACGCAGTAGAATTGCGATGATTATCATAATAGCTATTCTTGTGTCATTTGCTGTTTCTTTTGTTGTAATATCTGCTTATGATGAAGTTATAATGTCTGCTACAGATAGGGTAAAGTACGATATTGATTTATTTCAAACATTGCTTGAACAAAAGTATCCCGGTGCTTGGAATATTAAAAATGGAAAACTTTACAAAGGCAATGTTCAGTTAAATGATAATTACGATGTGGTTGATTGCTTTACTTCGATTTCCGGCAACACAACCACAATTTTTCAAGGAGATACAAGAATTTCCACATCTATTAAAAATAACAAAGGTGAACGGGTCATTGGTACAAAGGCTGATCCTGAGGTTGCAGAAACTGTTTTAAAACAGGGTAAAAATTATTTTGGGATAGCTAATGTAGTTGGGGAAAAATATATTACGGCATATAAGCCTATCAAAGATAATGAAGGGGAAATTATTGGTATGGTTTATACCGGAATACCCTTGTCTTCTTTTGATATTGTGAAAAAAAGGCTGATTTTAAGAATAGGTTTTCCCAGTTTTCTATTTTTGATATTTGCTATAACAGAAATAATGTTAATTGTGGAATGGATTAACGTACGCAAATTAGCTTTAACGGATTCTTTAACAAATGCTTATAACCGTCGTTATTTTACGCAGATGCTGGAAAGGGAAATAGAATATGCGAAGCGGACAGGGTTGACTTTTTCCATAATTATGGTGGATTTGGACCATTTTAAGAATGTAAATGATCGGTTTGGTCATGCTGCCGGTGATTTAGTTTTGAAAAGTTTAGTAAATATGATTAAGCAGAGGATACGTAAAACAGACTGCATTGCTCGCTGGGGCGGAGAAGAATTTCTAATACTTTTGCCTAATACGCCTGTGGATAAGGGAGCATATTTGGCAGAGGAACTTAGAAAACGCTTAAGCCGCATGGTCATTCCTAAGGTGGGACATGTGACTGCCAGCTTTGGTGTTACGGGTTATTGTGAGGGCGATACGATTGATACCTTGGTTATGCGTGCTGACAGTATGATGTACAAGGCAAAGTCTTCCGGACGAAATTGCGTACGGTTTACAGACAAATGCAAGTAAATACTTAAGGTGAAACAGGAGTTGAAAAAAATGATTGCATATAAGTTGGGAAATTCTCTATACCTTAACATTACAAACAGGTGTACGAATAGATGTGAGTTTTGTATAAGGCAAAGGGAAATAGGAGTGGGAGGTTATGACCTTCGTCTGGAAAAGGAGCCTTCATTAAAGGAAATCATAGAAGCCATCGGTGATCCTTCTGGTTATAAAGAGGTAGTTTTTTGCGGATATGGCGAGCCTTTATTGCGCCTTCAGACTGTTTTGGATGTGTCAAGATATTTGAAAAAGAATTATCCCAATGTACCAATTCGCATAAACACCAATGGTCAGGCTAATCTCATTTATGGTGAGGATATAACTCCGCAGTTTAAAGGTCTGGTGGATGTTATTTCCATAAGCCTTAATGCAGAAAATGCCGAGAAGTATCAGGAGTTATGCCATTCGGACTATGGGAAAGAGGCATATTATTCCATACTGGAGTTTGCGAGGAAATGTAAGAACCATATTCCTCGCGTGGTATTGTCTGTGGTAGACCTTCCCTCAATAGATGTGGAAAAGTGCAGGAGATTGGCTGAGGACCTTTGCGTGGAATTGCGAGTCAGAATATACTATGAGTAGACTAATTTTGACCTTAAAAATTTATTGTTTTTATTAATTGTATTAATGTTTAAAATTATGATATAATAATTTTTAAATTAATGAGTGAAAGTTATATATTATCATGATTTATATAAAAGGAATATATTATTTTGCTTCAAATAATAGAGTTAATGAAAAATATATAACTAATCCAGGTATTAGGAGGAATAAAATAATGAATGAATTACCATTAATCGAACATTTCAAAAGAAAGATAAATTATGTACCCTGTATAGCCGGTAGCGACCTTTTAGTGGAAACGATAATAATTGATTTCGATCTTTCCGAATTACTTCCATATATCAATGCTGTAGCTGAAAAAGCGAAATATATCCCTGAACTTAATTGGATTAAATTTAAGTTTCATGGGTTTCCGCATAAGTATCAGGATGGTGTATGGGATGTTGCAGTTCATCAAAATACTATTTCAGTACGTGCTTTTTTAGATAGGGATACTGCAGATAAGGTTTCTGACGAGTGTATTAACTATATTAATGATATTATTTTTCACAAAGACGAAATAATACCAAGTTATAAAGAATGGAAACAACCCAAGGCAATTGATATAATAAAATATTTACCTAAAATTAATTGCGGAAAATGCGGTTTTCCAACCTGTATGGCTTTTGCTGCAAAATTAGCTCTTGGAGATACAGATTTGATAAATTGTCCTGAATTATCAAAAGAGCCGGACAAGCGTCAAAAATTGTTAGAGTTACTTGGAAATTAATCCGAACTAATATTTTTTATTTTAATTTCAAATTAAAAAGTTGTTTTGATTAGCAAGATTAAACTTTTTGGTTACTGTTCGATTTAAAAATCAAAATTTAATTAGGAGAAAAATTTAATTTAGAGACTATATATGGTCTCTTTTTTATTTTGCAAGTGTACAATCTAAGTATACATATATTTATTACGAACGAATTACAAGGGAGGTGTTTTTATGGATGAAAAAAAAGATAAATCAGAAAAGGTTGAAGACAAAATACTTGTTGTACATGAATTTGATGATAAAGGCAAAAAACTGGAGTATTTAATAAAACTTATTATAAAACAAACAATAAATTTATGAAAAATAATATTATGGTAGTTATCCATGAAGGAGGTTTCAAATGTTTAAGGATAACGTACCGGAAAAAATTTGGAATTGTGCGGTATACTGCAGGCTGTCAAAGGAAGATTTAAACCATGGATATAGTGAAAGTATACAGGCACAGAAAAACGAATTGACTAAATTTGTTTTAGAAAATGGTTGGAGTCTTTTTGGTTTTTATATTGATGATGGTGTAAGCGGAACTACCTTTGAACGGGATGATTTTAAAAGAATGATTGATGACGTTGAAAAGGGCTTTATAAATTGTATTATAACAAAAGACTTGTCCAGACTTGGACGTGATTATATTGAAACAGGAAGATATTTAGAGAAAGTATTCCCCGAGTTTGGCATAAGATATATTGCTTTGAATGACGGCATAGATACGTCAAAAGGTGATGATGACAGTATACCTTTTAGAAATGTTGTTAATGATATGTATGCAAAAGACATATCGAAAAAAATCAAATTTAATCTTTACAGCAAAATGAAAGACGGCTTATATGTAGGAGCATTAGTACCTTATGGGTATAAAAAAGATCCGAATAATAAAAACAGATTAATACCGTCTAATGATATTACAACTCAGGCAGTAAAGAGAATTTTTTCATTATATATGGATGGTTTTGGCAAACAAAAGATTGCTAAAATATTATCGGAAGAAGGTTATCCTACACCATCAGAATCAAAAGAGAATTATAATAATTCGAATCAGAAGGTTAAAATGTGGAACAGCAATGCTGTTCACCGGATATTGACTAATGAAGTATATATTGGAACAATAGTTCAGCATAAAAGAAAAAAAGTATCATACAAGGTTAAAAAAACTAAGGAAGTTCCGGAAGAAGAATGGATTAAAAAAACTGATATGCATGAGCCTATAATAGATAAAGATATTTTTTGGCAGGTACAGGAGATAATACAGGAAAGGTCAAAAATGAAATTCAGACCGGGGCATGTTACACATTTGTTTTCGGGTAAAGCCAGATGCGGTGATTGTGGTTCATATATGGGGTATTTTTATGATAAATATAGAAGTGAGCCATGTTGGAAACTTATCTGCGGTGTCTTCAGGAAATATGGTTCAAAAGCTTGTACAATGCATTCTATTCCTGAAAACAAGTTAGAGCAAATTATTTTAGCGGACCTCAGAGGTATAGTAAAAGAAATGCTTGATTATCAGGAATTGATGAGAATTGCAGAGGATTCGGTTGAGGAAAAATGTATAGAGCAGGAAAATATATACAAGGAATACAAGAAAAGACTTTTCGGTTTGCAAAATACTTTTAAACAGATGTATTATGACAAAATTAAAGGGCTATTAAATGAAGAGCAGTTTAAAATACTTTCCAACGAGATTCAAAATGAAATGAACACTTATCAAAATAAATTAAACGAGATTGAAAAAGATATAAATTCAAAGGATAGGAAAATGATTCTTATACAACAGGCATACGAAAAAATTAAAGCAATAGTTGATATGCAGGATTTAAACAGGCAAATGGTTGAAAATCTTATTGACTTTATAGAAATATTTGATGATAATAAAATTAAGATACATTATAAATTTTCCACTCCTGAAAATTACTACTCATAGTACATTTTCACCTGCATGCGAAGAATTTCCAACAAATGTTTGTGATGAATTCATGAAGAAACCATTTCCACCATTTATACCCCCACAAAAAGCACCATATTCGCCATATTGATAAAAAGCCAGCAAATAGCTGGCTTTTACATATTACCAAGCTGATGCTTTTATTGATTTTTGTACTTTTAGTTTAAATAGGAAGGAATGAAAATAAATATGGAAATATTATTTATGACTTTTATAGATATTTTAAATTCACTTCCTCAGAGAAGTCACCATATCATAGATTTTTTGAAAGAAAGGTATGATTTGACAGTATTATTTTGCCGCTATAATGAATCTGGGGTATTCAATAAGAAAGATGGGAAAACTAAATATATAGGTATTCCTGTTAAATTTTACGACCTTTTTAATCCTATGACGCTATATAATGCTTATACGGAAATTAATAAGGAAAGTTATGATATATGCATAGCACAAGGACCATGGATGGGTATTGTTGCTGTAGAATTTAAGAAATCAGGTAAAATAAATTTATTGGCATATGAAGATATAGATTATTTTCCGGATTTTTTCCAATATGAAGAAATATATAACAGTACAAGAAATATGGAAAAATTCTGTATTGAAAATGCAGATGTAACGTTTAGTGTAAATCGATATTTGATAAAGTTGAGAGAAGAACAGACAGGTATTACACCATATTATATTCCCAATGGTGTAAAATTTAATATTTTTCAAAAAAGGGAAAAAGAGCATGAGGGATTATGCCTTATTTTCAGCGGTTCTCTTGAACATTGGTCAGGCTTGGAACTACCAATAAAAGTATTGCCCGCATTGAGAAGAGAATTTAAAGAGGTATATGTAAGGGTGCTTGGTAAAGGACACTATGAAGCAGCATTAAAAAAACTTGTAGCAGATTTAAAGATTGATGATTATATACATTTTTATGGGAAGGTAGAATACAATGACTTGCCATATTATTTTAGTATGGCTGACATAGGATTATGCACATTATTTCCTACTGAACTTATAAACTATTCTTTTCCTTTAAAAGCAGTTGAATATATGGCGGCAGGTTTGCCTGTTGTTGCTACAGATATGGGGGAACTTGGGGATTTGATAAAAAAGAATAAATGTGGTATAACAATAACATACAGTTATACTGATTTATTGGAAAAATTGATTATGCTTTTGAATAATCCAGATAAATTAAGGAGTATGGGGAGTAACGGATTAAAGGCAGCGGAAATGTATGATTGGAAAAATTTATTTGAAAAAGAATTAAATATTATTTTGCAAAAACTTGAATAAGATTAAAATTTTGATGAAGGGTGAATCATGATGAGTGATGGTATAAGAGAGGATGTATTGCTAAGGTTGAAAACCATTAAAGGGCATATAGCTGGGATTGAAAAAATGGTTGAGGAGAGAAAAGGATGTCCAGATATTCTGTTGCAAATAGCAGCTGTAAGGTCTTCATTGGAGAAGGTTGGACTTTTTATAATAAATGAACATGCTCAGGAGTGTTTTTCTTCAAAAGAAGATGGGAAAATTACATATGAAGAAATGCAAAGGGTAATAGATTTCCTGATTAAATTTTTGAAATAACAAACATAATATGAACGTTCAAGACGCAGTTTATCTGTCTTAGTTATATAATACAAAAAAAGAAGAGGTGTTTTTGATGAAGATACATGGCATAATTGATAGTATAGAAGATAATATTGCTGTGATTTTGCTGAATAATGAAGAAAAAACTATAAACATACCTGTAGATTATCTTCCAAGCAATGTTGTTGAAGGGGATATCATTGATATTTCAATAAATATAAATAAAGGAAAAGCGGTTCAAAAGTCTGATAAACTTAAAAAGATGATGTCGAAGGTTTATAAAGAAGATTGAAATTATCATGAGGATGTGTGTAAATGGAAGTATATCTTGATAATAGTGCTACCACAAGAGTAAGAAGTGAAGCTATTGAAGAAATGGTAAGGGTGATGGATATAAATTATGGAAATCCGTCATCGATACATTTAAAAGGATATGAAGCGGAAAAAATACTTAATGAAGCAAGGCATAATGTTGCTGAATTAATAAATTGTGAGGACAGTGAAATAGTATTTACATCGGGTGGTACTGAATCAAACAATCTTGCATTGAGAGGAATTGCCGAAATTATGAAAAAAAGAGGTAATCATATTATCTCTTCTAAGATAGAGCATCCTTCTGTTTTAAATGTATTAAAACAACTGGAAGAGGAAGGATTTGTGGTTACATATCTGGATGTTGATGAAGCCGGTAAAATAGATTTAAAAGAACTTAAAGAGGCAATAAGCAGTAAAACAATACTTATATCCATTATGAGTGTAAATAATGAAATAGGTACTATTGAGCCTGTTGAAAGTATTGCTGTACTTACGGCTCAATATGAACTTGCTGTATTTCATGTTGATGGGGTACAAGCAGCAGGAAAAATTGAAATTAATGTTAAAAATGATAATATACATTTATTATCATTAAGTGGTCATAAAATACATGGACCTAAAGGTATAGGAGCACTATATATTAAAAAGAAGGTCAGGATAAAACCCATAATTTTGGGTGGTGGTCAGGAGAGAAATCTACGTTCAGGGACTGAAAATCTTCCCGGCATTGCAGGATTTGGCATTGCCTGCAAATTATCAAAAGAAGAATTCAAGGGAAATGCTGAAAGACTTAGAATCCTGAAAAAAAGATTGTATGACGGGATTTCTGCTGAGATAAGGGATATACATTTAAATGGGCCTGAAATAAATGATGGTGCACCACAGATTTTAAATGTATCTTTTCCAGGTGTGAAAAGTGAAGTTCTTTTACATGCTCTTGAAGAAAAAGGGATATATGTTTCTCCTGGTTCGGCATGCTCCAATAGAAAGAATGGTGTAAGTCATGTTTTGAAATCCATAGGATTAAAACGTGAACTTGCGGAAAGCGCCATAAGATTTTCTTTTGGATATTTTAATACTGAAGAAGAAATTGATTATACAGTATCTGTTTTAAAAGAAAAGGTGAGTTTTTTAAGAAAATATATGCGGAGGTAAGATATGCAAGATATATTGTTAATTAAATACGGAGAGTTAGCGCTAAAAGGAGATAACAGGTCTTTTTTTGAAAATAGACTTATGAAAAATATAAAAAATGCCCTTAATGAAATTAACGATGTAAAAATAGAAAAAACCCACGGCAGGATATATGTGGAATGTAGTGATAATACCGACTATGTAATAGAAAAATTAAAAAGAGTTTTTGGAATTGTAGGAATAACGTTAGCAAAAAAAGTTGATTTGAATATAGAAGATATTTATGAGGCTTCAATTAATATAATGAAGCAGTATAAGGATAAGAGCTTTAAAGTTGAAACAAGAAGACCCAATAAAACTTTTCCGTATGAAAGCATGGAGATAAGCCGTAAGGTGGGGGCGGAAATTTTAAGCAATGTAGATAATCTACATGTTGATGTACATAATCCGGATGTATTATTAAATATTGAGATACGTGAGATGGCATATCTCTATACGGATGTAATTGATGGTATTGGAGGCATGCCGGTAGGAACTAACGGGAAAGCAACCGTACTATTATCCGGCGGTATAGACAGCCCGGTAGCTGCTTGGATGATGATGAAAAGAGGTGCTGAAGTTAATGCGGTATATTTTCATAGTCATCCATATACATCTGAACGAGCGAAAAACAAGGTTATAGAATTATGCAGGGTTTTATCACAATATGGGCAGAAGATTGACCTGAATATTGTCAATTTTACAGAATTTCAGCTTGCCATTTATGATAAATGTCCGCCTAAAATGACCACAATCATTATGAGAAGGATGAT
This is a stretch of genomic DNA from Aceticella autotrophica. It encodes these proteins:
- a CDS encoding TatD family nuclease-associated radical SAM protein yields the protein MIAYKLGNSLYLNITNRCTNRCEFCIRQREIGVGGYDLRLEKEPSLKEIIEAIGDPSGYKEVVFCGYGEPLLRLQTVLDVSRYLKKNYPNVPIRINTNGQANLIYGEDITPQFKGLVDVISISLNAENAEKYQELCHSDYGKEAYYSILEFARKCKNHIPRVVLSVVDLPSIDVEKCRRLAEDLCVELRVRIYYE
- a CDS encoding metal-sensitive transcriptional regulator yields the protein MSDGIREDVLLRLKTIKGHIAGIEKMVEERKGCPDILLQIAAVRSSLEKVGLFIINEHAQECFSSKEDGKITYEEMQRVIDFLIKFLK
- a CDS encoding glycosyltransferase family 4 protein; the encoded protein is MKINMEILFMTFIDILNSLPQRSHHIIDFLKERYDLTVLFCRYNESGVFNKKDGKTKYIGIPVKFYDLFNPMTLYNAYTEINKESYDICIAQGPWMGIVAVEFKKSGKINLLAYEDIDYFPDFFQYEEIYNSTRNMEKFCIENADVTFSVNRYLIKLREEQTGITPYYIPNGVKFNIFQKREKEHEGLCLIFSGSLEHWSGLELPIKVLPALRREFKEVYVRVLGKGHYEAALKKLVADLKIDDYIHFYGKVEYNDLPYYFSMADIGLCTLFPTELINYSFPLKAVEYMAAGLPVVATDMGELGDLIKKNKCGITITYSYTDLLEKLIMLLNNPDKLRSMGSNGLKAAEMYDWKNLFEKELNIILQKLE
- a CDS encoding DUF3006 domain-containing protein, with protein sequence MKIHGIIDSIEDNIAVILLNNEEKTINIPVDYLPSNVVEGDIIDISININKGKAVQKSDKLKKMMSKVYKED
- a CDS encoding sensor domain-containing diguanylate cyclase → MIIIIAILVSFAVSFVVISAYDEVIMSATDRVKYDIDLFQTLLEQKYPGAWNIKNGKLYKGNVQLNDNYDVVDCFTSISGNTTTIFQGDTRISTSIKNNKGERVIGTKADPEVAETVLKQGKNYFGIANVVGEKYITAYKPIKDNEGEIIGMVYTGIPLSSFDIVKKRLILRIGFPSFLFLIFAITEIMLIVEWINVRKLALTDSLTNAYNRRYFTQMLEREIEYAKRTGLTFSIIMVDLDHFKNVNDRFGHAAGDLVLKSLVNMIKQRIRKTDCIARWGGEEFLILLPNTPVDKGAYLAEELRKRLSRMVIPKVGHVTASFGVTGYCEGDTIDTLVMRADSMMYKAKSSGRNCVRFTDKCK
- a CDS encoding (Fe-S)-binding protein; amino-acid sequence: MNELPLIEHFKRKINYVPCIAGSDLLVETIIIDFDLSELLPYINAVAEKAKYIPELNWIKFKFHGFPHKYQDGVWDVAVHQNTISVRAFLDRDTADKVSDECINYINDIIFHKDEIIPSYKEWKQPKAIDIIKYLPKINCGKCGFPTCMAFAAKLALGDTDLINCPELSKEPDKRQKLLELLGN
- a CDS encoding recombinase family protein; this translates as MFKDNVPEKIWNCAVYCRLSKEDLNHGYSESIQAQKNELTKFVLENGWSLFGFYIDDGVSGTTFERDDFKRMIDDVEKGFINCIITKDLSRLGRDYIETGRYLEKVFPEFGIRYIALNDGIDTSKGDDDSIPFRNVVNDMYAKDISKKIKFNLYSKMKDGLYVGALVPYGYKKDPNNKNRLIPSNDITTQAVKRIFSLYMDGFGKQKIAKILSEEGYPTPSESKENYNNSNQKVKMWNSNAVHRILTNEVYIGTIVQHKRKKVSYKVKKTKEVPEEEWIKKTDMHEPIIDKDIFWQVQEIIQERSKMKFRPGHVTHLFSGKARCGDCGSYMGYFYDKYRSEPCWKLICGVFRKYGSKACTMHSIPENKLEQIILADLRGIVKEMLDYQELMRIAEDSVEEKCIEQENIYKEYKKRLFGLQNTFKQMYYDKIKGLLNEEQFKILSNEIQNEMNTYQNKLNEIEKDINSKDRKMILIQQAYEKIKAIVDMQDLNRQMVENLIDFIEIFDDNKIKIHYKFSTPENYYS
- a CDS encoding cysteine desulfurase family protein, with translation MEVYLDNSATTRVRSEAIEEMVRVMDINYGNPSSIHLKGYEAEKILNEARHNVAELINCEDSEIVFTSGGTESNNLALRGIAEIMKKRGNHIISSKIEHPSVLNVLKQLEEEGFVVTYLDVDEAGKIDLKELKEAISSKTILISIMSVNNEIGTIEPVESIAVLTAQYELAVFHVDGVQAAGKIEINVKNDNIHLLSLSGHKIHGPKGIGALYIKKKVRIKPIILGGGQERNLRSGTENLPGIAGFGIACKLSKEEFKGNAERLRILKKRLYDGISAEIRDIHLNGPEINDGAPQILNVSFPGVKSEVLLHALEEKGIYVSPGSACSNRKNGVSHVLKSIGLKRELAESAIRFSFGYFNTEEEIDYTVSVLKEKVSFLRKYMRR
- the thiI gene encoding tRNA uracil 4-sulfurtransferase ThiI, translated to MQDILLIKYGELALKGDNRSFFENRLMKNIKNALNEINDVKIEKTHGRIYVECSDNTDYVIEKLKRVFGIVGITLAKKVDLNIEDIYEASINIMKQYKDKSFKVETRRPNKTFPYESMEISRKVGAEILSNVDNLHVDVHNPDVLLNIEIREMAYLYTDVIDGIGGMPVGTNGKATVLLSGGIDSPVAAWMMMKRGAEVNAVYFHSHPYTSERAKNKVIELCRVLSQYGQKIDLNIVNFTEFQLAIYDKCPPKMTTIIMRRMMMRIAENIARKTSSMALVTGESLGQVASQTIESIYCTNAAASMPVFRPLIGMDKSEIMGLAKKIGTYEISIRPYEDCCTIFVPKHPVIKPVLEEIEEIERNFNYQNYIDNISIDVQSIK
- a CDS encoding diguanylate cyclase; the encoded protein is MNKKPLHENTQEKQLIEIIKAQESKINELSTELEILKKVEKELQISLAYNQIISDACFMAIQEKDSLNYVFKVLSMVKKRLKVDQMYFFEISQEKGTINRIFEFMTLDEVNQKEKLLAEYREGLNWWIERFVNGGTMNFENLEATLYINLKKILREQGIYIKLVLPLFRVGEYSSFVGLGSCLEKREWTETDISCFQLGIFIVAGYVMHKGMEEKLIFSLYHDKLTGLYNRRYIEEEIRHIDIPSHLPLSVIISDINGLKLINNCYGNETGDITLKKVAEVLKKNCRHEDIIARWGEDEFIIFQPLTDEKATEERINSINKECLLNGDESLRISLSFGYAIKNKAEENICQVVEKAEEGMCRNKFLQNKSYRNAVILSLGAAILEKSMETEEHAERLKEICRKIGEGMGLNSQQLDELEILSVLHDIGKVAVKESILLKPGPLTEEEWVEMKKHSNVGYRIVQVIPGLASVAEYILYHHERWDGKGYPRGLKGEEIPLLSRILAVADSFDAMTNDRVYRKAMSTEEAIAEIKRNAGTQFDPAVVNAFIESCCKREKNDVL